From Meiothermus sp., a single genomic window includes:
- a CDS encoding monothiol bacilliredoxin BrxC family protein encodes MSLRERVFPLKTPEDVDAFLERHELAAIFKASTTDKTLEAMQHVQKYLEARPDVAIGIIRIPEDRPASNHVEARTGIPHQSPQLILFRQARPLFDLDNWKINPEYLEPLLLQSLPVHIGKPVRNPAVVGLQVYRRLLDRFIAGELSEERFQWGYLDQLKKEAGWRSDEDFDLLNSLFPNPDGRAFTPGKVVALEFQAQLAGKAEPLLERARRLRHQLGLAENLEQES; translated from the coding sequence ATGAGCCTGCGAGAACGAGTTTTCCCGCTCAAAACCCCTGAGGATGTGGATGCCTTTCTGGAGCGCCACGAACTGGCGGCCATTTTCAAGGCCAGCACCACCGACAAGACCCTCGAGGCCATGCAGCATGTCCAGAAGTACCTGGAGGCCCGCCCGGACGTAGCCATTGGGATTATTCGTATTCCTGAAGACCGCCCGGCTTCCAACCATGTGGAGGCCCGCACCGGCATCCCGCACCAGAGCCCGCAGTTGATCCTCTTCCGCCAGGCCCGGCCCCTCTTCGACCTGGACAACTGGAAAATTAATCCCGAGTACCTAGAGCCCCTGCTACTCCAGTCACTGCCGGTTCACATCGGCAAACCGGTACGCAATCCTGCTGTGGTGGGCTTGCAGGTGTATCGGCGTTTGCTGGATCGCTTTATTGCCGGGGAGCTCAGCGAGGAACGCTTCCAGTGGGGCTACCTGGATCAGCTCAAAAAAGAGGCTGGCTGGCGCTCAGATGAAGATTTTGATCTACTTAACAGTCTATTTCCCAACCCCGACGGACGGGCCTTTACCCCCGGCAAGGTGGTCGCGCTCGAGTTCCAGGCCCAGCTCGCCGGCAAAGCCGAGCCCTTGTTGGAGCGGGCCAGGCGTTTACGGCACCAACTCGGTCTGGCTGAAAACCTCGAGCAGGAGTCGTAG
- a CDS encoding 2,3-bisphosphoglycerate-independent phosphoglycerate mutase: protein MDMLPVMAELSQKTPSKILLVVLDGVGGLPKAFGGATELAAAHTPHLDALAQRSALGLLTPVYPGLAPGSGPGHLSLFGYDPFQYLVGRGALSAIGIGADFQDGDVGVRGNFATLDKNGLIVDRRAGRPSDAENVRVVGRLEAAIREIDGVSVRFYTESEHRFVVILRGEGLGEHVTDTDPQKTGVPPLAALPKDSSDPKSQRTATVLNRLSERIREVLADEPQINGALFRGISERPRFPLMSEVYRLTPACIASYPMYKGLASLVGMEVLAVEGVEDAPEGKVKALQTHWDRYDFFYLHFKKTDSTGEDGNFEEKVHKIELFDHLLPELLALKPDVLAITGDHSTPSMLKAHSWHPVPLLLHAPYLRNDPAQRFTEDEAARGSLGHLRGVELMPLLLAHAGKLQKYGA, encoded by the coding sequence ATGGACATGCTCCCGGTGATGGCCGAGTTGTCGCAAAAAACCCCTTCCAAGATTCTGCTGGTCGTGCTAGACGGTGTGGGCGGGCTTCCCAAAGCGTTCGGGGGCGCTACCGAGCTGGCCGCCGCCCATACCCCCCACCTGGATGCCCTGGCCCAGCGCAGCGCCCTGGGGCTACTCACCCCGGTCTATCCGGGCCTGGCCCCCGGCTCGGGCCCCGGCCACCTCTCGCTCTTTGGTTACGACCCCTTCCAGTACCTGGTGGGGCGCGGGGCGCTCTCGGCCATCGGGATTGGGGCCGACTTCCAGGACGGCGACGTGGGGGTGCGGGGCAACTTCGCCACGCTAGACAAAAACGGGCTGATCGTAGATCGCCGGGCGGGCCGGCCCAGCGACGCCGAGAACGTGCGGGTGGTGGGGAGACTCGAGGCCGCCATCCGCGAGATTGACGGTGTAAGCGTGCGCTTCTACACCGAGTCTGAGCACCGCTTTGTGGTGATTCTGCGCGGGGAGGGCCTGGGCGAACACGTCACCGACACCGACCCCCAGAAAACCGGGGTGCCCCCCCTGGCGGCCTTACCCAAAGACTCGAGCGACCCTAAAAGCCAGCGCACCGCAACCGTGCTCAACCGGCTATCCGAGCGCATCCGCGAGGTGCTGGCCGACGAACCTCAGATTAACGGGGCTTTGTTTCGGGGCATCTCCGAGCGCCCCCGCTTCCCCCTGATGTCCGAGGTGTACCGGCTCACCCCGGCCTGCATTGCCAGCTACCCCATGTACAAGGGGCTGGCCAGCCTGGTAGGCATGGAAGTGCTGGCAGTAGAGGGGGTGGAGGACGCACCCGAGGGCAAGGTGAAGGCCCTGCAAACCCACTGGGATCGCTACGACTTTTTCTACCTGCACTTCAAGAAAACCGACTCCACCGGCGAGGACGGCAATTTCGAGGAAAAAGTCCACAAGATCGAGCTTTTTGACCACCTGCTGCCCGAGCTGCTGGCCCTGAAGCCCGATGTTCTGGCCATCACCGGCGACCACTCCACCCCCAGCATGCTGAAGGCCCACTCCTGGCATCCCGTACCACTGCTGCTCCACGCCCCCTACCTGCGCAACGACCCCGCCCAGCGCTTCACCGAAGACGAAGCCGCCCGGGGCAGCCTGGGACACCTGCGCGGGGTGGAGCTGATGCCCTTGCTCTTGGCCCATGCGGGCAAGCTGCAAAAGTACGGGGCCTAG
- the xylB gene encoding xylulokinase yields the protein MFLGIDLGTGSCKALLLKSDGTILAEASEAYSVQAPRPGWAESDPLDWWQAVGRAVRAVVNRRAAEIRAIGLSGQMHGVVLADARGTPLYPTILWADGRAVAELEALHKLSPAQRQRLANPPVVGMAAPSLLWLKRHQPKLYQAARWALQPKDWLRLRLTKEAASEPSDASGTLLYDLQADSWAWDVIEALELHPGLLPPLIPSSQIAGTLHQEAARHLGLLEGIPVAAGAADTAAALLGSGLQVGEAQLTVGTGAQITVLLAEPKVDPTLRTHLYRAALPGQWYAMAAMQNAGLALEWVRALLGLSWEQAYQEAQTAPAGCEGLVFLPYLTGERTPHLDPLARGVWAGLGRHHQRSHLMRAALEGVAFSLREGLEALGEVIPPHAPLRMAGGGTAHPFWQQMLADVLERPLIVNPVRSASARGAAMLGALALQIPIQNPSPLPANTLPSGADYRAGYLRFKKLYNRLTDWFKAR from the coding sequence GTGTTTCTGGGCATCGACCTGGGTACGGGCTCCTGCAAGGCTTTGCTGCTCAAAAGCGATGGCACCATCCTGGCCGAGGCCAGCGAAGCCTACTCGGTTCAGGCACCTAGGCCCGGCTGGGCCGAGTCCGATCCGCTGGACTGGTGGCAGGCGGTGGGCAGAGCGGTTCGCGCTGTAGTGAACCGACGGGCCGCAGAGATTCGGGCCATCGGCCTCTCGGGCCAGATGCACGGGGTGGTGCTGGCAGACGCCCGCGGAACACCCCTCTACCCCACCATCCTCTGGGCCGACGGGCGGGCAGTAGCCGAACTCGAGGCCCTTCACAAACTCTCCCCCGCACAGCGGCAACGGCTGGCCAATCCGCCGGTGGTGGGCATGGCCGCTCCCAGCCTGCTCTGGCTCAAGCGTCACCAACCGAAGCTATATCAAGCCGCTCGCTGGGCACTCCAACCCAAAGACTGGCTCCGGCTCCGCCTTACAAAGGAGGCTGCTAGCGAACCCTCCGACGCCTCCGGCACGCTCCTTTACGACCTACAGGCCGACAGCTGGGCCTGGGACGTTATCGAAGCCCTGGAACTGCACCCGGGCCTGTTACCTCCGCTGATACCCTCGAGCCAGATTGCCGGAACCCTGCACCAGGAGGCCGCCCGGCACCTAGGGCTGCTTGAGGGGATTCCGGTAGCCGCCGGTGCCGCCGATACCGCCGCGGCCCTCCTGGGCTCCGGTCTGCAAGTGGGCGAAGCCCAGCTTACGGTGGGCACCGGGGCCCAGATTACCGTGCTGTTGGCCGAGCCAAAGGTAGACCCCACCCTCCGCACCCACCTGTACCGAGCGGCTCTTCCGGGGCAGTGGTACGCCATGGCTGCCATGCAGAACGCCGGCTTGGCGCTCGAGTGGGTGCGGGCCCTGCTGGGCCTGAGCTGGGAGCAGGCCTACCAAGAGGCCCAGACCGCCCCAGCGGGGTGCGAAGGGCTGGTTTTTCTGCCCTACCTGACCGGCGAACGCACCCCTCATCTCGACCCCCTGGCCCGGGGGGTCTGGGCCGGGCTGGGGCGGCACCACCAACGGAGCCACCTGATGCGCGCGGCCCTGGAAGGGGTGGCCTTCAGCCTGCGGGAGGGCTTAGAGGCTTTGGGAGAGGTCATCCCACCCCATGCCCCCTTGCGCATGGCCGGCGGAGGAACCGCCCACCCTTTCTGGCAGCAAATGCTGGCCGACGTGCTCGAGCGACCCTTGATAGTAAACCCGGTGCGCTCGGCCTCGGCTCGGGGAGCGGCCATGCTGGGTGCACTGGCGCTGCAAATACCCATCCAAAACCCCTCCCCTTTGCCGGCAAATACGCTCCCCTCCGGCGCAGATTATCGAGCGGGCTACCTGCGATTCAAAAAACTCTACAACCGCCTGACCGACTGGTTCAAAGCACGGTGA
- a CDS encoding class II aldolase/adducin family protein has translation MVQSSNKARFALEKTPPSFILFGEPTKGLEPIAQALPQVLQTKGYQPTPAAETPRAVLNFIQADKPIPYRRKAQGTMVISFLELPQMPQDPIAALYSYLVRALSNMLVVYVPGRGAYFLTLELGQYHEPEGPRFVERVAERIHPIASSVLVVNNRFEPNLEPELWQGDALTESLSAAGRRLAEWDLLPAAFPIEEILPPEDLRHVKRLYGIGGLSYGNLSVRKDAQRFWMSASGVDKANLREIGRDILMVTDYDPLENAMRLLVPPHVEPRRVSVDAIEHWMIYREHPQVGAIIHVHAWMENIPSTQFNYPCGTYELASAVAEKVREAPDPSRAVVGLKNHGLTITGRSLEDVLERIEGRLLRQVPMT, from the coding sequence ATGGTGCAGTCCAGCAACAAAGCCCGTTTTGCTCTAGAGAAAACCCCGCCCAGCTTCATCCTGTTTGGCGAGCCCACCAAGGGCCTCGAGCCCATTGCGCAGGCGTTACCTCAGGTTTTGCAGACCAAGGGCTACCAGCCCACGCCCGCCGCCGAGACCCCTCGGGCAGTGCTGAACTTTATCCAGGCCGACAAACCTATCCCCTACCGGCGCAAGGCCCAGGGAACCATGGTAATTTCCTTCCTCGAGCTGCCCCAGATGCCCCAAGACCCCATCGCTGCACTGTATAGCTACCTGGTGCGGGCCCTCTCCAACATGCTGGTAGTCTATGTGCCGGGGCGGGGAGCGTATTTCCTGACCTTGGAGCTCGGCCAGTACCACGAGCCCGAGGGCCCCCGCTTCGTTGAGCGGGTAGCCGAGCGCATCCACCCCATCGCCTCCTCGGTGTTGGTGGTAAACAACCGTTTCGAGCCCAACCTCGAGCCCGAACTCTGGCAGGGCGACGCCCTGACCGAAAGCCTGAGCGCCGCCGGCCGCCGCCTAGCCGAGTGGGACTTGCTCCCCGCGGCCTTCCCCATCGAGGAAATTCTGCCGCCCGAGGACCTGCGTCACGTCAAGCGCCTTTATGGCATTGGGGGGCTCTCCTACGGCAACCTCTCGGTGCGCAAGGATGCGCAACGCTTCTGGATGTCTGCGAGCGGAGTAGATAAAGCCAACCTGCGCGAGATCGGACGGGACATCCTGATGGTCACCGACTACGACCCTCTGGAAAACGCCATGCGCCTCTTGGTGCCGCCGCACGTGGAGCCCCGCCGGGTGAGCGTAGACGCCATTGAACACTGGATGATCTACCGCGAGCACCCTCAGGTGGGGGCTATTATCCACGTACACGCCTGGATGGAGAACATCCCCTCCACCCAGTTCAACTACCCCTGCGGCACCTACGAGCTAGCCAGCGCGGTAGCCGAGAAAGTGCGCGAAGCCCCCGACCCCAGCCGGGCCGTGGTAGGGCTCAAAAACCACGGCCTGACCATCACCGGACGTAGCCTGGAAGACGTCCTCGAGCGCATCGAGGGGCGTCTATTGCGCCAGGTGCCCATGACTTAG
- a CDS encoding ABC transporter permease, protein MAEQQSGTTRPAKSLVDRLPSLTILGPLVALLLAVVFFSLQSERFFTGQNFSLILQQVSVVAVLAIGQTLIILTAGIDLSVGFVMALGTMVMAKFAVELGMPPLLAILCGMAVTTAFGFLNGFLITRFKLPPFIVTLGTMNIAFALTQIYSRSQTVSNLPEAHLFWGNTFRLGETVFTYGVVLVIGLYLLVWFFLSETAPGRHLYAVGNNPEAARLMGIPTQRVLLLTYTIAGFFYGIAGWLLISRTSVADPNAGQTENLETITAVVLGGTSLFGGRGMILGTLLGAIIVGVFRNGLTLMGVSSVYQVLITGILVILAVVADQVSKRRG, encoded by the coding sequence ATGGCAGAACAGCAGTCCGGCACAACCCGCCCAGCCAAGAGTTTGGTGGATCGGCTACCCAGCCTGACCATCTTGGGGCCGCTGGTGGCCCTTTTGCTGGCGGTGGTTTTTTTTAGCCTGCAGTCGGAACGTTTTTTCACCGGGCAGAACTTTTCCCTGATTTTGCAGCAGGTCTCGGTGGTAGCGGTGCTGGCCATCGGCCAGACCCTGATTATCCTGACCGCCGGAATTGACCTCTCGGTGGGCTTTGTGATGGCCCTGGGCACCATGGTGATGGCCAAGTTTGCTGTGGAGTTAGGGATGCCTCCCCTGCTGGCCATTTTGTGCGGAATGGCCGTTACTACCGCTTTTGGTTTTTTGAACGGCTTTTTGATTACCCGCTTCAAGCTGCCCCCCTTTATCGTCACGCTGGGCACCATGAACATCGCCTTTGCCCTGACCCAGATCTACTCTCGGTCTCAGACCGTGAGCAACCTGCCCGAGGCCCACTTATTCTGGGGTAATACCTTTAGACTCGGCGAAACGGTCTTTACCTATGGAGTGGTGTTGGTGATTGGGCTCTACCTACTGGTCTGGTTCTTCCTGAGCGAGACCGCGCCGGGCCGCCACCTCTACGCGGTGGGCAACAACCCCGAGGCCGCCCGTCTGATGGGCATTCCTACCCAGCGGGTGTTGCTGCTGACCTACACCATTGCGGGCTTCTTCTACGGCATTGCGGGCTGGCTCTTAATCTCGCGTACCAGCGTGGCCGACCCCAACGCGGGCCAGACCGAGAACCTCGAGACCATCACCGCCGTGGTGCTGGGGGGCACCAGCCTGTTTGGAGGCCGGGGCATGATCCTGGGCACCCTGCTGGGGGCCATTATTGTGGGGGTTTTCCGCAACGGCCTGACCCTGATGGGGGTCTCCTCGGTCTATCAGGTCTTGATTACCGGCATCCTGGTGATTCTGGCCGTGGTGGCCGACCAGGTATCTAAACGGAGGGGCTAG
- a CDS encoding ATP-binding cassette domain-containing protein, producing MELNTAQNTQTNPIPEPLPTPKPKLVLEARGLVKRYGHVTALDGADFELREGEILAVIGDNGAGKSTLIKALSGAIIPDAGEIYLDGQRVHFKSPIDARKNGIETVYQDLAVAPAMTIAENLFLGREILRPGWFARLIRWIDKKKMLEEAIADMQDLKIGIRSMSQAVETLSGGQRQGVAVARSAAFARHVVIMDEPTAALGVKEGNMVLELIRRVRDSGLPVIIISHNMPHVFEIADRIHIQRLGKRAAVVNPKKISMSDTVAVMTGAKSLAELDPEVLA from the coding sequence ATGGAATTGAATACGGCACAGAATACCCAGACCAACCCGATCCCCGAACCCTTGCCCACTCCCAAGCCCAAGCTGGTACTGGAAGCCCGCGGCCTGGTCAAGCGCTACGGGCATGTGACCGCGCTGGACGGGGCCGACTTTGAGCTGCGCGAGGGGGAAATCCTGGCGGTAATCGGCGACAACGGGGCGGGCAAGTCTACCCTAATCAAGGCCCTTTCGGGCGCCATCATCCCCGACGCAGGCGAGATTTATCTGGACGGCCAGCGGGTACACTTCAAAAGCCCGATTGACGCCCGCAAAAACGGTATCGAGACAGTCTACCAGGATCTGGCGGTGGCCCCGGCCATGACCATCGCCGAGAACCTCTTTCTAGGGCGCGAGATTCTGCGCCCCGGCTGGTTTGCCCGTCTGATTCGCTGGATCGACAAAAAGAAGATGCTCGAGGAAGCCATCGCCGACATGCAAGACCTGAAGATCGGCATCCGCTCCATGAGCCAGGCCGTCGAGACCCTTTCGGGCGGCCAGCGGCAGGGGGTGGCGGTGGCCCGCAGCGCGGCTTTTGCCCGGCATGTGGTGATCATGGACGAGCCCACCGCCGCCCTGGGGGTAAAAGAGGGCAACATGGTGCTCGAGCTGATCCGACGGGTACGTGACAGCGGCCTGCCGGTCATCATCATCAGCCACAACATGCCGCACGTCTTTGAAATTGCCGACCGTATCCATATCCAGCGCCTGGGCAAACGGGCTGCGGTGGTCAACCCCAAAAAAATCAGCATGTCCGACACGGTAGCGGTGATGACCGGGGCCAAAAGCCTCGCCGAGCTAGACCCCGAGGTGCTGGCTTGA
- a CDS encoding NAD(P)H-hydrate dehydratase, giving the protein MRLFTAQAMREADQKAVNLGYPSLLLMDTAGRQTAKQLLQHFTGRKIVVLCGKGNNGGDGLVAARWLHHWGLEVAVYAADGQQGDAAIARQALLAHGLDIAPLSAWKPEAHAVILDALFGTGLRGPLEGFYAELVEQINQSGLPVVAVDLPSGLPYEPHIRADLTIALAGLKEEHLFYPHRAACGRILLDSIGMPPKALENPRLPELLCHKTLRPLLPVRPGNAHKGSVGRVLVVGGYRSYTGAPSLAALGAYRTGAGLVTVAYPEGCDVQPLLEAVRLPLFEWNTALLQRARAEAVAVGMGAGEGGAEAALAALGLARPTVLDADALHEQVLQAYARSGLPTVITPHPGEAGRLLGLSAEQIGRLPLEAAQSLARRYPGLVVVLKGGPTVLAWTPPGATEARLAVNSTGNPSMATGGMGDVLAGVIAALLAAGLSAWDAACLGVYLHGLAGDLEGRVGLLAHEVAEALPKAAERLRMGLVRDFWEPGFYGCLATTHSSPASTERHKPQ; this is encoded by the coding sequence ATGCGACTTTTTACCGCTCAAGCTATGCGCGAGGCCGACCAGAAGGCGGTAAACCTGGGTTATCCCAGTCTTCTGCTGATGGATACAGCCGGAAGACAAACCGCAAAACAGCTCTTGCAGCACTTTACGGGACGCAAAATTGTGGTGCTGTGCGGAAAGGGCAACAACGGAGGGGACGGCCTGGTGGCCGCCCGCTGGCTGCATCACTGGGGCCTCGAGGTAGCGGTGTACGCGGCCGATGGCCAGCAAGGGGATGCCGCCATCGCCCGGCAAGCGCTGCTGGCCCACGGCCTGGACATCGCACCGCTTTCGGCCTGGAAACCCGAGGCCCACGCCGTGATACTGGATGCCTTGTTTGGCACCGGGTTGCGGGGGCCATTGGAAGGTTTTTATGCTGAGCTGGTCGAACAAATCAACCAATCCGGACTGCCTGTAGTGGCGGTAGATCTGCCTTCGGGACTGCCCTACGAGCCCCACATTCGCGCCGATCTGACCATAGCCTTGGCGGGCCTCAAAGAAGAGCACCTGTTTTATCCGCATCGGGCCGCGTGCGGGCGCATTCTGCTCGACTCGATCGGGATGCCCCCCAAAGCCCTGGAAAACCCCCGGCTACCGGAACTGCTGTGTCACAAGACCCTGCGCCCCTTGCTCCCTGTTCGCCCCGGCAACGCGCACAAAGGCTCGGTAGGGCGGGTACTGGTGGTGGGGGGTTACCGGAGCTATACGGGTGCGCCAAGCCTGGCGGCCCTGGGGGCCTACCGCACCGGAGCTGGACTGGTCACGGTGGCTTACCCCGAAGGCTGCGATGTACAGCCCCTTTTGGAAGCGGTACGGCTTCCCCTGTTCGAGTGGAACACCGCCCTCCTACAAAGAGCCCGGGCCGAAGCGGTGGCGGTCGGGATGGGAGCCGGAGAAGGCGGGGCGGAGGCCGCTCTAGCAGCCTTGGGATTGGCTCGTCCCACCGTCCTGGACGCCGACGCCCTGCACGAGCAGGTGTTGCAAGCCTATGCCCGGTCGGGCCTACCCACCGTGATCACCCCCCATCCCGGCGAGGCTGGTCGGCTGCTGGGACTCTCTGCCGAGCAGATCGGCCGGTTGCCCCTCGAGGCCGCCCAAAGCCTGGCCCGGCGTTACCCGGGTCTGGTGGTGGTGCTCAAGGGAGGCCCCACCGTACTGGCCTGGACTCCGCCAGGTGCAACAGAGGCCCGGCTGGCCGTCAACAGCACCGGCAACCCCAGCATGGCTACTGGTGGAATGGGCGATGTATTAGCAGGGGTAATTGCGGCCTTGCTGGCTGCAGGTTTATCGGCCTGGGACGCTGCTTGCTTGGGGGTATACCTGCATGGGTTGGCGGGTGACCTCGAGGGCCGGGTGGGGTTACTGGCACACGAGGTCGCCGAGGCCCTCCCGAAAGCTGCAGAGCGCTTGCGTATGGGCCTGGTTAGAGATTTTTGGGAGCCTGGTTTTTACGGATGCTTAGCAACAACACACTCATCGCCAGCATCCACAGAACGTCATAAGCCACAATAG
- a CDS encoding NAD-dependent deacylase, translating into MSNLNTAQARLAGARRVAVLTGAGISKPSGIPTFRDAAGLWKNFDVEEYATPSAYARNPQKVWEWYAWRYQNVMQAQPNRAHTLLAELEKRVGEGFLLVTQNVDGLHRRAGSTRLLELHGNIARGRCESCGERFPLPDPAQFVPPPYCPGCGGRGRPDVVWFGEMLPSGAFEQAERAFAQAEVALVIGTSAEVEPAASLGRRAGLTGAYLIEINPDPTPLSSWADCTLRMGAVEGMEALMAASG; encoded by the coding sequence ATGAGCAACCTGAACACTGCCCAAGCGCGTCTGGCCGGGGCTCGGCGGGTCGCTGTGTTGACTGGGGCGGGCATCTCCAAGCCCTCCGGGATTCCCACCTTCCGCGACGCGGCGGGGTTGTGGAAGAACTTTGATGTTGAAGAATACGCCACCCCCAGCGCCTACGCCCGCAACCCCCAAAAGGTTTGGGAGTGGTACGCCTGGCGCTACCAGAACGTGATGCAGGCCCAGCCCAACCGGGCCCACACCTTGCTGGCCGAACTTGAAAAGCGGGTGGGGGAGGGCTTTTTGTTGGTAACGCAAAATGTGGATGGTCTGCATCGCCGGGCCGGTTCTACCCGCCTGCTCGAGCTACACGGGAATATTGCCAGGGGCCGTTGCGAGAGCTGTGGAGAGCGGTTCCCCCTCCCCGACCCGGCCCAGTTCGTTCCACCGCCCTACTGCCCCGGTTGTGGGGGTAGGGGCCGCCCGGATGTGGTCTGGTTTGGGGAGATGTTGCCGTCTGGGGCTTTCGAGCAAGCGGAACGGGCCTTTGCCCAGGCCGAGGTGGCATTGGTGATTGGCACCAGCGCCGAGGTCGAGCCGGCGGCCAGTTTGGGTCGGCGGGCCGGCCTGACCGGAGCCTATCTGATTGAAATTAACCCCGACCCTACCCCACTCTCGAGCTGGGCCGACTGCACCCTCAGGATGGGTGCGGTGGAGGGCATGGAAGCCCTGATGGCTGCGTCAGGCTGA
- a CDS encoding sugar ABC transporter substrate-binding protein: protein MRKVVSVTSLLVLAVAVLGLVTAQNKTPYIGLITKTESNPFFVKMKEGAQKEAQKLGAKFISAAGKTDGDNAGQVAAIENMVAAGVNTILITPSDAKAIIPAIKKAQAAGVQVIALDSPTDPVSAVDALFATNNYQAGVLIGKYAAAALKGKKPVIATLDLFPGHPVGAQRHNGFLAGFGLKSLGAESNELAKPAEVVCMADTFGDRAKGQTAMENCLQKNPDINLVYTINEPAAAGAYQALKAAGKEKNVVIVSVDGGCEGVRNVDQGIIAATSQQYPLRMAAMGVQAGVEYAKTGKKASGYVDTGVELIAKTPMPGVPSKDVKYGLDNCWGQ, encoded by the coding sequence ATGCGTAAAGTTGTAAGCGTTACAAGTCTGTTGGTGTTGGCGGTAGCCGTACTGGGTTTGGTCACGGCCCAGAACAAAACCCCGTATATCGGTCTGATTACCAAAACCGAGTCCAACCCCTTCTTCGTGAAGATGAAGGAAGGCGCCCAAAAAGAAGCACAGAAGCTGGGAGCAAAGTTCATCAGCGCTGCCGGCAAAACCGATGGTGACAACGCCGGACAGGTTGCGGCCATCGAGAACATGGTAGCAGCAGGGGTGAATACCATCCTGATTACGCCCAGCGATGCCAAGGCCATCATCCCTGCCATCAAAAAGGCCCAGGCCGCAGGCGTGCAGGTCATTGCTCTGGACAGCCCCACCGACCCTGTGAGCGCAGTGGACGCCCTGTTTGCCACCAACAACTACCAGGCCGGTGTGCTGATTGGTAAGTACGCAGCGGCTGCCCTAAAAGGCAAAAAACCCGTCATTGCCACGCTCGATCTGTTCCCCGGTCACCCGGTAGGTGCCCAGCGCCACAACGGTTTCCTGGCCGGATTTGGGCTCAAGAGCTTGGGGGCCGAGAGCAACGAGCTGGCCAAACCCGCCGAGGTGGTCTGCATGGCCGATACCTTTGGCGACCGGGCTAAGGGCCAGACCGCCATGGAAAACTGCCTGCAAAAGAACCCCGACATCAACCTGGTCTACACCATCAACGAACCGGCTGCTGCCGGCGCTTACCAGGCCCTGAAAGCGGCTGGCAAGGAGAAAAACGTCGTCATCGTTTCGGTAGATGGGGGATGTGAGGGGGTACGCAATGTAGATCAGGGCATCATTGCCGCCACCTCCCAACAGTACCCCTTGCGCATGGCAGCCATGGGGGTTCAGGCCGGGGTCGAGTATGCCAAGACCGGCAAGAAAGCCTCCGGCTATGTGGATACCGGGGTAGAGCTGATTGCCAAAACTCCTATGCCTGGTGTACCCAGTAAAGACGTCAAGTACGGTTTGGACAACTGCTGGGGTCAGTAA
- a CDS encoding LacI family DNA-binding transcriptional regulator encodes MIGLDDVAKVAQVSTSTVSRALSRPEMVAEATRERILQAARELGYQPNQLARSLRQRSSRTLGLIITDILNPFHATLAKGVQDAAEKHSYTVFLFNTDEDPEKEQRALNALRGHLPQGLLIVPTPKAKENLKLVPKLPTVELDRSSGTPGVRTVMVDNVGGARTAVQHLIELGHRRIGMIVGRLDISTAVERHQGYREALRAAGLPYCEKLVLPGNHREEDGRKAALALLTLPPEERPTALFVGNNEMTVGAVLAVRELGIRIPQELSIVGFDDSRWAATMHPALTVVAQPTYELGFLACETLLSSLSRGQPALPTSIRLDVSFIVRESTAPPGGFTGLKKQRRRHP; translated from the coding sequence ATGATCGGTCTCGACGACGTTGCCAAGGTAGCCCAGGTCTCGACCTCCACGGTATCCCGTGCGTTGTCGCGTCCCGAGATGGTGGCCGAGGCCACCCGTGAGCGCATCCTTCAGGCTGCTCGGGAGTTGGGCTACCAGCCCAATCAGCTGGCTCGTAGCCTGCGCCAGCGCAGCAGCCGCACCCTGGGTCTCATCATCACCGACATCCTCAACCCCTTTCATGCCACCCTGGCCAAAGGCGTGCAGGACGCCGCCGAGAAGCACAGCTACACGGTTTTCCTCTTCAACACCGACGAAGACCCCGAGAAGGAACAACGGGCTCTCAACGCCCTACGGGGTCATCTGCCCCAAGGACTGCTGATCGTGCCAACGCCCAAAGCCAAAGAAAATCTCAAGCTCGTACCCAAGCTGCCCACCGTGGAGCTCGATCGCAGCAGCGGAACACCCGGTGTTCGCACCGTGATGGTGGACAACGTGGGGGGAGCACGCACTGCCGTCCAGCACCTGATTGAGCTAGGCCACCGGCGCATCGGCATGATTGTGGGGCGGCTGGATATCTCCACCGCCGTCGAACGCCATCAGGGCTACCGCGAAGCCCTCCGTGCAGCTGGTCTTCCCTACTGCGAAAAACTGGTGCTCCCAGGCAACCACCGCGAAGAGGATGGACGCAAAGCAGCGCTAGCTTTGCTAACCCTGCCGCCCGAGGAGCGCCCTACTGCCCTGTTTGTAGGCAACAACGAGATGACCGTGGGCGCGGTGCTGGCAGTGCGTGAGCTGGGTATTCGAATTCCCCAGGAACTTTCCATCGTCGGTTTCGACGATTCCCGTTGGGCCGCCACCATGCACCCCGCTCTGACCGTGGTGGCCCAGCCCACCTACGAACTGGGTTTCCTGGCCTGCGAGACCCTCTTGAGCTCGCTAAGCCGGGGCCAGCCAGCCCTACCTACCAGCATTCGGCTGGACGTGAGTTTTATTGTTCGAGAGTCCACCGCCCCACCAGGCGGTTTTACCGGGCTCAAAAAGCAAAGGAGGAGGCATCCCTGA